GGACGCCACGTGGGAGGTGGCTCAGGGGAACACTTCCTGGGGACTGCCCGGTGCCAGCATGGCCGGCGTGGACTATCTGCAACAACCGATGGCCACGGCCAATGTGGACTCTCCCGACGGCTGGGTGACCTTGGATGTAACAGCCCTGGTGCAGAGCTGGGCGGCTCAGCAACAGCCCAATTACGGCTTCCTCATCGAGGGGGTGAACGCCGCCGGCGTCGAATATTACATCCACTCCAGCGAATACCTGGACGCGAGCCGGCGGCCTATGCTGACCATCATCTACGAGGGCAAACCGCCGACGCCCACCCCAACGCCCACACATACGGCCACGCCGACCCGCACCATGACGCCGACGCCGACCCTTCCGCCCACTCGCACCCCCACGGTCACGCCTTCTGCCACGCCCACCTCAGCGCAGGAGGCCGGCATCATCTACGCGGAGGCCGAGGCCGGCGAGGTCATCCCACCGATGAGCGTCGCCTATGACGCCGGCGCCTCCGCCTGCGGCTATATCATTAGTCCTATTAATGAGCGTAGCGGCGAGGTGCGGATCACCTTCCGCGTGACGAATGAGTCCGACTACTGGTTCTGGGGGCGCACCCTTGCTTTCCATGAAGGGGATAACTCTTTCTTCGTTTCGCTGGATGGCAGACCGGATTTCCGTTGGGATTTCCTGCCAACCTCGACCTGGATCTGGCAGCCCATCAAGGATGCCTCTACTGGCCAGCGGCCTGTCCTGCGGCTGAAGCCGGGCACGCACAGCATTATCATCCGGCCCCGCGAGCCAGAGGCTCGGCTGGATGCCGTCGCCGTCGTGCCGGCCTCCAACATTATCCCAGGCTACGTGGCGCCGTGCGGTGGTGTCCCGACGGCTACTCCCACCGCGCCGGCCGGCACCGCAACCTTCACGCCGACATCTACGCCGACCGCTACGTATACCGCCACGCCCACCGGCACCCCGCCCGCCGGCGTTACCCTGACTCCCAGCGCTACCCCAACCGCCACCCCCAGCCCTACGTTCACGGCGACGCGCATCGCCACCGCCACGGCCGGCCCCACATCCACTCCGACGCCCACCGCCACGCGGACGCCCGCTGTCACACCGGGGGCCACCAGCACGCCCACGCCGGCCGGCACCTCTGTGCCGCTACCGACGCCTACGCCGGCGCCGTACCACCAGGAGCAGGTCTCCGCCGTCTATAACCCGGACCGCAACGAGTACCTGGTGGTCTGGGCGGACTGCCGCAACGTCTCTGCTTACGGTCGCTACTGCGAGTACGGGGCGCGTGATGCCAAGGATATCTACGCCCGGCGCATCGGGGCAGATGGCTCTGTGCTCTCCCCCGATATCGAGATCTCCGCCAATGTCCTGAGCATGCAGTGGCCGGCGGCCGCCTATAACCCCACGGACCAGACCTATCTGGTGGTCTGGCAACAGCATGCCTTTGACTTCCTCGGGAACTGGCCGCCCAGCGGCTATCCCGGCTATTCGCAGTACGGCTACGATGTGGTCGGCCGGCTCATCACCGCCGACGGCGAGCCGCTGACCGATGTCTTCCTCATCTCCGAAAAGTTCACCTCGCCGCCCTACGACGACAATCAGTGGCACCCGGCCGTGGCGTATTACCCGCCGGCGAACGTCTTCCTGGTCACATGGCACGACGGCCGGGCGCGCACCCAATTCCCGAGCCTGTTCAGCATGGACGAGAACGACCGCACCACCTTCAAGGACAATTACGCCCAGATCGTCTCGGCAACCGGCGCCATCCTCGGCCGCAACCTGCCCATTACCCTGGACCCGGCCAATACCACCCATCAGT
The sequence above is a segment of the Anaerolineae bacterium genome. Coding sequences within it:
- a CDS encoding DNRLRE domain-containing protein, with the translated sequence DATWEVAQGNTSWGLPGASMAGVDYLQQPMATANVDSPDGWVTLDVTALVQSWAAQQQPNYGFLIEGVNAAGVEYYIHSSEYLDASRRPMLTIIYEGKPPTPTPTPTHTATPTRTMTPTPTLPPTRTPTVTPSATPTSAQEAGIIYAEAEAGEVIPPMSVAYDAGASACGYIISPINERSGEVRITFRVTNESDYWFWGRTLAFHEGDNSFFVSLDGRPDFRWDFLPTSTWIWQPIKDASTGQRPVLRLKPGTHSIIIRPREPEARLDAVAVVPASNIIPGYVAPCGGVPTATPTAPAGTATFTPTSTPTATYTATPTGTPPAGVTLTPSATPTATPSPTFTATRIATATAGPTSTPTPTATRTPAVTPGATSTPTPAGTSVPLPTPTPAPYHQEQVSAVYNPDRNEYLVVWADCRNVSAYGRYCEYGARDAKDIYARRIGADGSVLSPDIEISANVLSMQWPAAAYNPTDQTYLVVWQQHAFDFLGNWPPSGYPGYSQYGYDVVGRLITADGEPLTDVFLISEKFTSPPYDDNQWHPAVAYYPPANVFLVTWHDGRARTQFPSLFSMDENDRTTFKDNYAQIVSATGAILGRNLPITLDPANTTHQYVGNAKRIQQYTSIAYDTRRQRFLVVWEDDRNGAGSPHPTNQWYELLNMDIYGIFLDGQAKPIGDPPNFPISTEPGCERFPEVVYNPVLDEYLVVWQKLMDLNAVGTWRSVHGQRLDAEGRPIGAPFTIEAQAVYNSGSYLSDVPKPAAGVNTITGNYTVVWVEQACASCVRRVVARTLRPSGESVLMDAKYQVAGSGTEPQLSFNPQTGKYLVVFHAGDVYRNVKHVVIPAP